One Proteinivorax tanatarense DNA segment encodes these proteins:
- a CDS encoding DnaD domain protein translates to MFIIEGNVKKDTIVKHQLLELYAPLIGFEAISLWIYLKHCIDNKKSISIKDLYLQLQMRESTGKTSLNLLKKYKLLDKEENKLVLKEPMATDQFIKFVKDNEQIEIETKKRFFTLLDDYFEEIPKNEIDKNEQTLPQHTNHLTVAQKEDELVARFMSECNFIGTKELRQKFDYWFEQIQDVELMEELIRRTKKKIQFSGIRGCPSNYTDKIVKDWQLKGIKTFKDLYAKDEAFKRNWQIYRMVEKELNKDYDSLTPEERTMVNSWISPENGEGLKEDIIKEGIKQVIRKGLFKGKGSPTVAYMNRWMNNLLKAKVTSKKDVEQNLFYSDKKSDSPKIGKEYSQRHSKSELEQAIEKKKVSYKGGK, encoded by the coding sequence GTGTTTATTATAGAAGGAAATGTAAAAAAAGATACCATAGTAAAACATCAACTTTTGGAATTATATGCACCACTGATTGGTTTTGAAGCTATATCATTATGGATATACTTAAAGCATTGTATAGATAATAAAAAATCTATATCAATTAAGGATTTATATTTACAGCTACAAATGCGTGAAAGTACTGGCAAAACATCTTTAAATTTATTAAAAAAATACAAGCTCCTAGATAAGGAAGAAAATAAACTGGTTTTAAAAGAGCCCATGGCTACTGACCAGTTTATTAAGTTTGTAAAGGATAATGAACAAATTGAAATAGAAACTAAAAAGCGCTTCTTCACTCTCTTAGATGACTACTTTGAAGAAATCCCCAAAAATGAAATAGATAAAAATGAACAAACTTTGCCTCAACACACCAATCATCTTACTGTTGCTCAAAAAGAAGATGAACTGGTGGCAAGATTTATGTCAGAATGCAATTTTATAGGAACCAAAGAGCTGCGGCAAAAATTTGATTACTGGTTTGAGCAAATCCAAGATGTGGAGCTAATGGAAGAGCTTATAAGAAGAACAAAAAAGAAAATTCAGTTTTCTGGAATAAGAGGATGCCCTAGCAATTATACAGATAAGATAGTAAAAGACTGGCAATTAAAGGGTATTAAAACCTTTAAAGACTTATACGCAAAAGATGAAGCTTTTAAACGAAACTGGCAAATTTACCGCATGGTGGAAAAAGAACTAAATAAAGACTATGACTCGTTAACACCTGAAGAACGTACGATGGTTAATAGTTGGATTAGCCCTGAAAATGGAGAAGGATTAAAAGAAGATATCATTAAAGAGGGCATAAAACAAGTTATACGTAAGGGGCTTTTCAAGGGTAAAGGCTCTCCAACCGTAGCTTACATGAATAGATGGATGAACAACTTATTAAAAGCGAAGGTTACCAGCAAAAAAGATGTCGAGCAAAATTTGTTTTATAGTGATAAAAAGTCTGACTCTCCAAAGATAGGGAAGGAGTACAGTCAGCGGCACTCAAAATCAGAGTTGGAGCAAGCGATAGAAAAGAAAAAAGTTAGTTATAAAGGAGGTAAATAA
- a CDS encoding N-acetylmuramoyl-L-alanine amidase family protein: MPQKLFNNKKKKLSRRTLFMVLALLATTVIFFLQSISTPNNEPLPTLNAIQSNKHNHFIEFSTINDADNNRVLAFRFVNLEKENVQMHTNDGKLQISVTDVYHEYDFSQKTHVSDVATVQQIGDDSIVFSLPLERLGPYQVTIDEDGIFIKILDWGLEGKKIVIDPGHGYPDGGAQGPTGTLEKDVVLDISLKLKEILESKGAEVLLTRSDDYRPYPTSYVQDLWTRVEMAEDFGAHLFISIHNNASDISSVQGIETFYNPNVIQGHNNKKLAEVLQEQLSTDIERRDRGIHPANFTVLSSDQFIGALVELMFITNPTEELMLSNSDMIEKIAQSLAEGIESFFAN, from the coding sequence ATGCCCCAAAAACTTTTTAACAATAAAAAGAAGAAATTAAGTCGCAGGACATTATTTATGGTGCTGGCTTTGCTTGCCACCACTGTAATATTTTTTTTGCAATCCATAAGTACACCTAATAATGAACCATTACCTACACTTAATGCAATTCAGTCTAATAAGCATAACCACTTTATTGAATTTAGTACCATAAACGATGCTGACAACAATCGAGTCTTAGCATTTAGGTTTGTTAATTTAGAGAAAGAGAATGTTCAAATGCATACTAATGATGGAAAACTACAAATAAGTGTAACCGATGTCTATCATGAGTATGATTTTAGTCAAAAAACTCACGTATCAGATGTTGCAACTGTACAACAAATTGGTGATGACTCTATAGTTTTTTCGTTACCCCTAGAACGTTTAGGTCCATATCAGGTTACCATCGATGAAGATGGTATATTTATAAAGATATTAGATTGGGGTTTAGAAGGAAAAAAGATTGTTATAGACCCAGGACATGGGTACCCAGATGGAGGGGCTCAAGGTCCAACTGGCACTTTAGAAAAGGATGTAGTTTTAGATATTTCTTTAAAACTTAAAGAAATATTAGAAAGTAAAGGAGCTGAGGTCCTTTTAACCCGTAGCGATGATTATAGACCATATCCAACTTCATATGTTCAAGATTTATGGACAAGGGTAGAAATGGCGGAAGACTTCGGTGCTCATCTATTTATTTCTATACATAACAATGCCAGTGATATTTCCTCTGTACAAGGTATAGAAACATTTTATAATCCTAATGTAATTCAGGGTCATAACAACAAGAAACTGGCAGAAGTATTGCAAGAACAGCTTTCAACTGATATAGAGCGAAGAGATAGAGGAATCCACCCGGCAAACTTTACTGTGTTAAGCAGCGACCAGTTTATCGGCGCTCTAGTAGAGCTTATGTTTATCACCAACCCTACTGAGGAATTAATGCTATCCAATTCAGATATGATTGAAAAAATAGCCCAATCTTTAGCAGAGGGGATAGAAAGCTTTTTTGCTAATTAG
- the deoC gene encoding deoxyribose-phosphate aldolase, with the protein MTFDQKLASMIDHTLLKAQSTPEQVTKICNEAKEYGFATVCVNPSYIEQAKKELDGSNVGITTVIGFPLGASTSETKAFETKDAISKGATEIDMVINVGLLKSKKWDDVLRDIQSVVDAANGTVVKVILETCYLTDSEIVKACELSVQAQASFVKTSTGFGTGGATAEHITLMRQTVGPEIGVKASGGVRDQKTAYTMVESGATRIGASSSVEIVKGSATEKSDY; encoded by the coding sequence ATGACTTTTGACCAAAAATTAGCTAGCATGATTGACCATACTTTACTTAAAGCGCAATCCACTCCTGAACAAGTAACAAAAATTTGCAATGAAGCTAAAGAATATGGTTTTGCTACAGTTTGTGTGAACCCCAGCTACATAGAACAAGCGAAAAAAGAATTAGATGGATCAAATGTAGGAATAACCACAGTTATTGGGTTCCCACTTGGAGCTTCAACCTCAGAAACAAAGGCTTTTGAAACAAAGGATGCAATTTCTAAAGGTGCTACTGAGATAGATATGGTAATTAACGTAGGTCTTTTAAAATCAAAAAAATGGGATGATGTATTACGAGATATTCAATCTGTTGTAGATGCTGCAAATGGAACTGTTGTAAAAGTAATTCTGGAGACCTGTTATTTAACAGATAGTGAAATTGTTAAGGCCTGTGAACTTTCTGTCCAAGCACAAGCCAGCTTTGTAAAAACTTCAACGGGATTTGGAACTGGTGGTGCAACTGCTGAACATATAACGCTAATGCGCCAAACTGTAGGACCTGAAATTGGCGTAAAAGCCTCTGGTGGTGTAAGGGACCAAAAAACTGCCTATACAATGGTAGAAAGTGGCGCAACTAGGATTGGAGCATCAAGTAGTGTGGAGATAGTAAAAGGTTCTGCAACCGAAAAATCCGACTACTAA
- the surE gene encoding 5'/3'-nucleotidase SurE: protein MKILITNDDGIYAQGIDELVNFFLKKEAKVYVVAPDRERSASGQAITLHSPLRAQKVTKWEKAISWAVDGTPTDCVKLGLAELVDDSIDMVISGINIGPNLGTDVLYSGTVSAAIEGAVSGVPAIAISLVSADNIDFSYSANVAYRFAKLMYNNNVPKDTLLNINVPDGEENKIKGLKYTVLGQVRYKNPFEKRKDPRGKHYYWLSGERNQDVSNRQSDVYAISKNFVSVCPIHFDFTNYRLLEIIKDWK, encoded by the coding sequence TTGAAAATTTTAATAACAAATGATGATGGAATTTATGCACAGGGAATTGATGAATTAGTCAATTTTTTTTTAAAAAAAGAGGCAAAAGTTTATGTGGTTGCTCCAGATCGAGAGAGAAGCGCTAGTGGACAGGCTATAACACTGCATAGCCCACTAAGAGCCCAGAAAGTTACTAAATGGGAAAAAGCTATTTCGTGGGCTGTTGATGGCACCCCTACGGATTGTGTTAAACTGGGTCTTGCGGAACTAGTTGACGATTCAATTGACATGGTAATATCAGGTATAAATATTGGGCCTAACTTAGGAACCGATGTTTTGTATTCAGGCACAGTTTCTGCTGCTATCGAGGGAGCAGTTTCAGGAGTTCCTGCAATAGCGATATCACTAGTTAGCGCAGATAATATAGATTTTTCGTATAGCGCTAATGTAGCTTACAGGTTTGCGAAGCTTATGTATAACAATAATGTACCTAAAGATACACTATTAAATATAAATGTTCCTGATGGGGAGGAAAATAAAATTAAGGGATTAAAATATACCGTATTAGGTCAGGTGAGGTATAAAAACCCATTTGAAAAGAGAAAAGACCCCAGAGGAAAACATTATTACTGGCTTTCTGGTGAACGTAATCAGGATGTTAGCAATAGACAGTCAGATGTTTATGCAATTTCAAAGAACTTTGTCTCAGTATGTCCCATCCATTTTGATTTTACTAATTATAGGTTGCTTGAAATTATAAAAGATTGGAAATAA
- a CDS encoding YhcN/YlaJ family sporulation lipoprotein — protein MKNIRFFLILVLTLTIFVAVGCRINPSPAPAPEEPENQNMQPTERDTPTDPDVSPENIENPDQQRLPDQGQTRPNDGMMTEENLAEDIANSVSNMTGVETAHVVVVGNMAMIGINTSAEDSRHVKDKVTTEVEGQHENIDQAIVTADPELTERIGKIADQQRRGEPISQSLNEINQILQEIRPDADTAE, from the coding sequence ATGAAAAATATCAGGTTTTTCTTGATATTAGTTTTAACATTAACTATTTTTGTTGCCGTTGGTTGTAGGATAAACCCAAGTCCGGCTCCAGCTCCAGAAGAACCAGAAAATCAAAATATGCAGCCAACTGAAAGGGATACACCAACAGATCCTGACGTTTCTCCTGAAAATATTGAAAATCCTGACCAACAAAGACTACCTGACCAAGGTCAAACTAGACCCAATGATGGTATGATGACCGAAGAAAACTTAGCAGAAGATATTGCTAACAGCGTTAGTAATATGACTGGTGTGGAAACTGCTCATGTTGTAGTAGTTGGCAATATGGCTATGATAGGCATTAACACAAGTGCAGAAGATAGTAGACATGTTAAAGATAAAGTTACTACGGAAGTAGAAGGTCAGCATGAAAATATCGATCAAGCGATTGTTACAGCTGACCCAGAATTGACAGAACGAATTGGTAAAATAGCAGATCAGCAAAGACGTGGAGAGCCCATAAGTCAGTCGTTAAATGAAATTAATCAAATTCTTCAAGAAATACGGCCAGATGCCGATACAGCGGAATAG
- a CDS encoding alpha/beta-type small acid-soluble spore protein encodes MAARRRRKTILPPEVLDEFKYEVANQLGLKEKIDRVGWGNMTTYECGKIGGRIGGAMVKSMIKSAQEQMIKKGEL; translated from the coding sequence ATGGCTGCAAGAAGAAGGAGAAAAACTATACTTCCACCGGAAGTTTTAGATGAGTTTAAGTATGAGGTTGCTAACCAACTCGGTCTCAAGGAAAAAATCGACAGGGTCGGTTGGGGAAATATGACAACTTATGAATGTGGTAAGATTGGCGGAAGAATTGGAGGAGCTATGGTTAAGTCGATGATAAAAAGTGCACAAGAGCAAATGATTAAAAAGGGAGAACTCTAG
- a CDS encoding sensor histidine kinase, which produces MSFIKKLNDLFSFIFLFVLFLYFAGALFWNIDSLTITDLWFISSITLILLGIDFYRDTVYGSLYVAFDMPFVISLFFIFDSTFTVVTAYTLTMVIILNQDYNFSSMIKTLGRQVIPLLVAGIAYSFFSNIVNNTMFLVCITLSTYAILNYYILYLAVYAKSNLKLNNVINLPWALTFYIIQFVGILAIVELYFELYEVNIFLAIGGVFLGYGVCILCISILNNMMDIGKNKRIYKESLNYFIEFHNYGFLALDHKYNVLAFNEKMLDISQITDKNILGKPVLEVFSNSFMAKYLGRCKGEYDLLDHFYEPTTERYYSLNFLKVKANEKPLKDKLVSFLILIKDVTEEMEKQKEENIKNKLESLEQLAAGTANEIKNPLTVASGFLQLTRQKIEKGCDNNHVLLSYIENIEEALNQTGISLERLTITANSCLNEERLRWIDLSVLLKEVTNDYKSRFSNIDFNIEANNLKAFVDIRLLSICLNYILQNSVEAILEKNIDEGLLEVQGYTEGSNIKIDVIDNGVGFGKDQYLKIFDPYYTTKDNANQGLGLYYCNCIIKKLRGNIEVVSKLNQGTKVTITLPEDLNGKLEY; this is translated from the coding sequence TTGAGTTTTATAAAGAAGTTAAATGATTTATTTTCATTTATTTTTTTGTTTGTCCTGTTTCTTTATTTTGCAGGCGCTCTTTTTTGGAATATCGACTCATTAACAATCACAGACCTTTGGTTTATATCTAGTATAACACTCATTCTGCTAGGAATTGATTTTTATCGCGATACAGTATACGGCTCTCTTTATGTAGCATTTGACATGCCTTTTGTTATATCTTTATTCTTTATTTTTGATAGTACTTTTACTGTTGTTACTGCTTATACTTTAACTATGGTTATTATACTAAATCAAGATTATAATTTTTCATCTATGATTAAAACTTTAGGTAGACAAGTTATTCCCCTATTAGTTGCTGGTATAGCTTACAGCTTTTTTTCTAACATAGTTAATAACACTATGTTTTTAGTATGTATAACTCTTTCAACTTACGCAATACTTAACTACTACATTTTGTATTTAGCCGTTTATGCAAAGTCAAACTTAAAATTAAATAATGTAATAAACTTACCTTGGGCTCTTACCTTTTACATAATACAATTTGTGGGAATTCTAGCAATTGTGGAGCTGTACTTTGAGCTTTATGAAGTTAATATTTTCCTTGCTATCGGTGGAGTTTTTTTAGGGTATGGCGTGTGTATTTTATGCATTAGTATTTTAAATAATATGATGGACATAGGGAAGAATAAAAGAATTTATAAAGAGTCTTTAAATTATTTTATTGAATTTCATAACTATGGTTTTTTAGCTTTAGATCATAAATATAATGTTTTAGCTTTTAATGAAAAGATGCTAGATATCTCGCAAATTACCGATAAAAATATACTAGGCAAACCAGTGTTAGAAGTTTTTTCTAATAGCTTCATGGCTAAGTATTTAGGAAGGTGTAAAGGGGAATATGACCTTCTCGATCATTTTTATGAGCCGACAACGGAAAGATACTATAGCTTAAATTTTTTAAAGGTAAAAGCCAATGAGAAACCATTAAAGGATAAGTTAGTCTCTTTTTTAATTCTTATTAAGGATGTTACAGAAGAAATGGAGAAACAAAAAGAAGAAAATATCAAAAACAAGTTAGAGTCCTTAGAACAGTTAGCTGCTGGGACTGCAAATGAAATAAAAAATCCATTAACAGTCGCATCAGGGTTTCTCCAGTTGACCAGGCAAAAGATTGAAAAAGGGTGCGATAATAACCATGTGCTATTATCATACATAGAAAATATCGAAGAGGCGCTAAACCAAACGGGAATTAGTTTAGAGAGGTTAACAATTACTGCAAATAGCTGCTTAAACGAAGAAAGATTAAGGTGGATTGACTTATCTGTCTTATTAAAAGAAGTTACTAATGATTATAAATCTAGGTTTTCAAATATTGACTTTAATATTGAAGCTAACAATTTAAAAGCATTTGTTGACATCCGATTATTATCTATTTGTTTAAATTATATTTTACAAAATTCTGTAGAAGCAATTTTAGAAAAAAACATAGATGAAGGATTGCTCGAAGTGCAAGGCTACACAGAAGGTTCTAATATTAAAATTGATGTTATTGATAATGGGGTGGGGTTTGGAAAAGACCAATATTTAAAAATTTTTGATCCTTATTACACTACAAAAGATAATGCCAATCAAGGACTGGGTTTATATTACTGCAACTGTATTATAAAAAAACTAAGGGGTAATATAGAAGTAGTGTCTAAGCTAAATCAAGGAACTAAAGTTACTATAACACTCCCTGAAGACTTAAACGGAAAATTAGAATATTAA